Proteins encoded in a region of the Roseateles sp. SL47 genome:
- a CDS encoding DUF494 family protein codes for MFDVLVYLYETYWRPDACPDHAQLTRKLSAVGFEDDEIRDALSWLDGLAASAQSHHAEPGERSLRIYSRDEQEHLGDASMGFISFLASAGVLPTAMREMVIDRAMAIPGGPLDLEDLKIIVLMVFWSLGEEPDALILDELFVAPEERLIH; via the coding sequence ATGTTTGACGTGCTCGTCTATCTGTACGAAACCTACTGGCGGCCTGACGCCTGTCCGGATCACGCCCAGCTGACCCGGAAACTGTCAGCCGTGGGGTTTGAGGACGACGAGATCCGTGACGCCCTCTCCTGGCTGGACGGGCTGGCCGCTTCCGCCCAATCGCATCATGCCGAGCCGGGTGAACGCAGTCTGCGCATCTATTCCCGGGACGAACAGGAACACCTGGGTGACGCCTCCATGGGCTTCATCAGCTTCCTGGCCTCGGCCGGGGTGCTGCCCACCGCCATGCGTGAAATGGTCATTGACCGCGCCATGGCCATCCCCGGTGGCCCGCTGGACCTGGAAGATCTGAAGATCATCGTGCTGATGGTGTTCTGGAGCCTGGGGGAAGAGCCCGATGCACTCATCCTGGACGAGCTGTTTGTGGCGCCAGAAGAACGGCTGATCCACTAG